ATCTTTGATACCATTAGGATAAATATTAAAATAGACAACCGGTTTTATTAGCTTTCCGTTTTTATTTTTTAAACTAAAATTAATACTGGTACTATCTGCTAAAAATAGATTATCAAAGCTAAAAGCCGAATTTTTAATTATGGCAGATTCATGAATTTGATTTTCTGAGGAAGATAAAATGATTGTATTACCTGCTTTGTGTTTATAGCTATTCAGACTACCATTTAATTGAAATCCAGTTTCAAATTTATAGTTAACACTTGGTGGATCATTGAAAATATTGTCCCAACTATACTTACTCCATCCTTGATTTAATAATAATAAATCTAAATCATATAATTTTTTACTATTAATGTCGCTAAAATAATAATAGGGGTTCTCTATATGGCCCTTTAGATAAGGAGCTAATAAAAATATTGCAATTATGGTAGATTGATACTGGTATGCTTCGTTTGATGCAGGTAAAACTGAAATGCTAAAATTCCCTTTAATTTCTGATGTTGTATTAGATTTAAGCGTAATAACACTAGAATCGCCTTTCGAAACTATTTTTGCAGCTTCAATTTCTTTAATGGGTGTTTTTAAAGTATTAAACACCAATCTTTCAGCAATAGGCTCATTATTTTCATTAACTAATGTAAGAATATTAATACCAGATAATAATTCCGATTTTTTTAAACTTATTAAATATTTCAACTTATCAGCCGTAAAGTCGACTTTTACTTTTATTAACTGACCATCTCGGTGAATTAATAGATCATATTGTTTACCTATTAAATCTGGTAAGGTAAGGCTATTCGTTTCTAGAGCAATCAAAACATTGTCACCGTTTGTTGCGTTAACTTTAAGAGATATTCCTTTTCCTTTAGCAGGTTCAATTGGTTTTGTTATTTGTTTTTCATTTGCCAGAACTACATGTATACTATATTTAGTATCCTTTTTAGCATGAAGTGTAAACCTTCCTAATCCAAATTGATTACTTTTAAAAGTGGTTATTTCATTCTCTTTTTCATCTAATACAGTGCCTTTTTTTATAATAACACCGTTTCCTTGCTCATTTATCAATTTAAAACCTATTGTGTTACTTACATTTTCTACAATATGTCCGCCTTCTGGTAATAGCTGTAAGTCATATTTATTTTCATCTGACAGCTTTTTAGTTACTTCTTGCTCATTACCAACAATTTCAAACATTTGAACATGGGACAAATCTTCCGTAAAATTTTTCATCCAGTTGGTTGTCGTCTTTATGTAATAAATTCCTGGAGTAAATTTATGGTCAACTAAAAAGTTTCCATGAGTAAACCCCATAGTTGCATATAGAAGTTTTGATTCCATCAAGTTACCAGATTCATTGAAAATACTAACATAAATATTTGTGCTACTCACGTAAGGTGTTTGATACCTGCCATTATAGATATAGCTCTTAAACCAAATCTCTTCACCGATAAAGTAGCTCGTTTTATTTAAATGTGTATAAATTGTTTCTCGCTCAAGTTCAAAATAAGCGTTATACTTTTTAACTAATTCTTTAGAAGATTTAATTTGTGAAAAAACTGTAAATGACAAATTCAGTACTACGAGAAGTAATAGAAATGATTTTTTCATAATGTTTTGTTGCGACAGGAAGAAATCAAATATATGACAAAATATAAATTATAAAGGTATTGTTTATAAAATATTTTTTTATTTATATTACTCCTTTCTCAACAAAATACTGTACCACGGCCTCTTTCATTAAAACAGATTGTTCGCCTGCTTTTAAAAAAGGTAATTCCTCTTTAATTTTGAAATGTGGCCAGCCATCATCGTCGAAAAAATCAAATTCGTAATAACCAAGCGGTTCTAATAATCTGCAAATAGCAATATGCATTAAGTCTACTTTATCGTCTTTCTTAAACTTACGATACCCTTGACCTAATTCTTGAACACCAATTAGATATATAATAGCATCCAAATCAACTGCTTCTCCATCGGCAAATTGCATTGAAATTCTAGTCTTCAACACTTCCCATTTTTCCTTTAATTCTATATCTCTAGACATTCTTCTTTCTTATAAAAACCTTGCAAATTTAATCTAAATGATAGATCTCCATTATATGTTCTAAGATATTTTCAAAATCAATTTTCAAATCAATCAATTTCCCCGTATGTATATCAAAAACCCAACCATGAACTTTTAAATCTCTCTCTCTATATGCTTTTTGTACTGCTGCTGTTTTAATTAAATTAACACATTGTTCTTGCACGTTCAATTCAACTAACCTATCATACTTTTTTTCTTCATCTTTTATTCCATCTAACTCTGCCTTATGAATACGATATACATCTCTAATATTTCTCAACCAAGGGTTTAAAATACCTAAATCTGCCGATTGCATAGCAGCTTTTACACCACCACAAGCATAATGCCCACAAACAACAACATGATTTACTTTTAAATGATCAACGGCATAATTAACAACTGACATTACATTTAAATCAATGCTAATAACCATATTGGCGATGTTTCTGTGTACAAAAACATCGCCAGGTTCTAAGCCCATTAAATCTTCAGCTGCTACCCTACTATCTGAGCATCCTATATACAATAACTCCGGGTTTTGACCACTTCCTAATTTAGTAAAGTAGTCATTATCTACAGCTAACTTATTATGAATCCACTTTTTATTATTATCAAAAATACTATCTAAATTCATTTATTATTTTTAGTACTATTATCACTAACGTTGGCTTTTATCCAAACTAAGCATTCTTTAAAAGTAGTAAAAATATTCTCTTTTGGGATTAAATCAGGAATTATATCAATACGTTCCATTAAATAATAAGGTTGCTCTAAAACATCAACCAGTAAAACATCTTTTCCTTGTTGTTTTAAATCCACAAAAACATCTTCCAAAGCATACAATCCTGATTGATCTAAATATTGCATTCTATCCATTCTGAAAACAACGGCAGTTGCAGTTTCAGGTATTTGTTTTGCTAAACTCTGAAATTCGCTAGTAGAACCAAAAAATAATGGACCTTTAACATGTTTTATAAACACCTCTTCTTTTAATATCTCTGGCATTTCCATTTCATCATCCCAATATTTCTCTTTTGACAAAGACTTAACGTCTGAACGTTTCGCCGTTAAATCGCCAATTTTTTTCATAAACATTAACGAAGCAATTACAAGCCCAATCCCTACAGCGTAAACCAAATTCCAAAAAGTAGAAAGCAACAAAACGACAATCATTATTATTACTTCAGAACTCACTTTAATTCCGGCTATCTTTGCATCTCTTGGTAAACTAGGAATTGCTCTTAGGCCTTTATAATCCATTACTCCAATACCTACAGTTATTAAAATCCCTGCCAATACTGCGGCTGGAATTTGTGATGCTACAGGACTCAAAACTAACAGAATTATAAGTAACATAACACCAGCAATCATTCCTGAAAGTCTTGTTTTACCTCCTGCATTAATATTTACAACTGTTCTAATAGTTGCTCCCGCTCCTGGTAAACCTCCAAAAAGTGCCCCAATGGTATTTCCTATACCTTGACCTACTAGTTCTTTATTCGGTTTATGCTTCGTTTTGGTCATATTGTCAGCAACAACACTCGTTAATAAAGAATCTATTGCACCAAGTAAAGCTAGGGTAAGAGCTGTAAAAATATAGGGTGTAAGTGCACTCAAGCTAAATTCTGTAAAAATTTCAAACTTTGGTATTGGTAACCCTGTTGGTATTTGTTCAATAGGTCTATAATCTAAACCAAAGCCAACCGCAACCCCAGATACAACCACAAGGGCCACTAATGCACTTGGAATTTTCGTAGTAATTCTTTTAAATCCATAGATAATAATTATTGTCGCTAATGCTAACATTAATTCTAAAAAATTAATATTTTGCAAGGCTCTACCAATTACTTTAAAAGTACCTAGAACACCTGAAGCTTCTTTACCTGCTAGGGTTTTAGATTCCTTATCAATATCTGCTGGAGTGATTAATTCAGCTCTTACAATAGTCTCTTTAAAATTTTCCAAGACCAATATTCCTTCTCCTGCTTCTTCTTTTAAAATATTATCTAATATAATCTCCTCTGCTTGAGGTTTAAATTGATTTACATATTCTGCATCTTCCTTCGGGTAATAACCAACCGCGGGTAATATTTGAGTCACTAAAATAATAACGCCAATGGCTGTCATAAACCCAGAAACTACTGGGTAAGGTATGTATTTTATATATTTACCAAACCCAAGAACACCAAGCCCTATCTGCATTAAGCCCGCCAATAAGAAAACCGCTAAAATTACAGGTAATGCTTTGTTAACATCTCCATCATAGGCAGCTACTAAACCTGCAATTATAACCATACTCACAGCAGTCATTGGTGCTGTTGGACCCGATATTTGAGTACTCGTACCCCCAAAAAGTGCCG
The nucleotide sequence above comes from Aureibaculum algae. Encoded proteins:
- a CDS encoding SulP family inorganic anion transporter; this translates as MKKLFSNFRGDAFGGITAGIVALPLALAFGVSSGLGPSAGLYGAIFISFFAALFGGTSTQISGPTAPMTAVSMVIIAGLVAAYDGDVNKALPVILAVFLLAGLMQIGLGVLGFGKYIKYIPYPVVSGFMTAIGVIILVTQILPAVGYYPKEDAEYVNQFKPQAEEIILDNILKEEAGEGILVLENFKETIVRAELITPADIDKESKTLAGKEASGVLGTFKVIGRALQNINFLELMLALATIIIIYGFKRITTKIPSALVALVVVSGVAVGFGLDYRPIEQIPTGLPIPKFEIFTEFSLSALTPYIFTALTLALLGAIDSLLTSVVADNMTKTKHKPNKELVGQGIGNTIGALFGGLPGAGATIRTVVNINAGGKTRLSGMIAGVMLLIILLVLSPVASQIPAAVLAGILITVGIGVMDYKGLRAIPSLPRDAKIAGIKVSSEVIIMIVVLLLSTFWNLVYAVGIGLVIASLMFMKKIGDLTAKRSDVKSLSKEKYWDDEMEMPEILKEEVFIKHVKGPLFFGSTSEFQSLAKQIPETATAVVFRMDRMQYLDQSGLYALEDVFVDLKQQGKDVLLVDVLEQPYYLMERIDIIPDLIPKENIFTTFKECLVWIKANVSDNSTKNNK
- a CDS encoding carbonic anhydrase, giving the protein MNLDSIFDNNKKWIHNKLAVDNDYFTKLGSGQNPELLYIGCSDSRVAAEDLMGLEPGDVFVHRNIANMVISIDLNVMSVVNYAVDHLKVNHVVVCGHYACGGVKAAMQSADLGILNPWLRNIRDVYRIHKAELDGIKDEEKKYDRLVELNVQEQCVNLIKTAAVQKAYRERDLKVHGWVFDIHTGKLIDLKIDFENILEHIMEIYHLD